From the Brachyhypopomus gauderio isolate BG-103 chromosome 5, BGAUD_0.2, whole genome shotgun sequence genome, one window contains:
- the nup50 gene encoding nuclear pore complex protein Nup50 — protein sequence MAKRIAEKELTDRNWDQEDEGEEAGTFSIASEDVMKNRPIKKAKRRNIGAEGESAGAFKGFKGFSLNPSAPVGGGAFASFGNGRGLKALSGLTNGSAASVTPSFGGFNSPATTKANTGSLSFNGPASSKPTDGSDITPNGSAPSLPASSGGSSSGSSSTKEYNRQLTALNCSVRDWITKHVNDNPLCDLNPIFRDYERHLASVEQKYGSGSGASPGQTDPVARRDVGGEGQPRVLSGSAPDDPSFPSGGVKDTPAGGTSTPALFSFTKDKDPADPEKGSRPASAPAPAGVTFNFGQKLDSSVLGSLASAGASGFSFSPSSSSSSSSSPSLFGGTVGTGSSAATFSFTAAKTDTGGSSRTAADENGADEESDEPPVPVVKEIKEKDAFYSKKCKLFYKKESEFKEKGVGTLHLKLVADGKLQLLVRADTNLGNILLNIMVPSSMPCTRTGKNNVMVVCVPNPPVDDKNPATPRPDAHPCQNGRGRR from the exons ATGGCAAAACGTATTGCAGAGAAAGAACTGACGGACAGAAACTGGGATCAGGAAGATGAAGGAGAAGAG GCAGGGACGTTTTCAATTGCAAGTGAGGATGTGATGAAGAACCGGCCAATCAAGAAAGCCAAGCGCCGAAACATTGGCGCCGAG GGAGAGAGCGCTGGGGCTTTTAAAGGCTTTAAGGGTTTCTCTCTGAACCCGTCTGCTCCGGTGGGCGGGGGAGCCTTCGCAAGCTTTGGGAATGGGAGGGGCTTGAAAGCCCTCTCTGGACTGACCAATGGCAGCGCGGCTTCCGTCACTCCGTCTTTTGGAGGTTTTAACTCCCCAGCCACCACCAAAGCCAACACAG gctccCTGTCATTCAACGGCCCCGCCTCCTCCAAGCCCACGGACGGCTCTGACATCACGCCCAACGGCTCCGCCCCCAGCCTGCCCGCGAGCTCCGGCGGCAGCAGCAGTGGCAGTAGCAGCACCAAGGAGTACAACCGGCAGCTCACGGCTCTCAACTGCTCCGTGCGCGACTGGATCACCAAGCACGTCAACGACAACCCTTTGTGCGACCTCAACCCCATATTCCGCGACTACGAGCGGCACCTGGCCAGCGTGGAGCAGAAGTACGGCAGCGGATCCGGCGCCTCCCCGGGCCAGACGGACCCGGTCGCCAGGCGGGACGTCGGGGGCGAGGGGCAGCCGCGGGTCCTGTCGGGCAGCGCCCCGGATGACCCGTCCTTCCCCAGCGGAGGCGTGAAGGATACCCCGGCTGGAGGCACCTCCACACCTGCTTTGTTCTCCTTCACCAAGGACAAGGACCCCGCCGACCCGGAGAAGGGCTCGCGTCCCGCCTCGGCACCGGCTCCCGCCGGCGTCACCTTCAACTTCGGCCAGAAGCTGGACAGTTCCGTGCTGGGCTCCCTCGCGTCCGCAGGGGCTTCCGGCTTCTCGTtttccccctcttcctcctcctcctcctcttcctccccatccCTGTTTGGAGGCACGGTCGGCACTGGCTCTTCTGCAGCCACGTTCTCGTTTACCGCGGCCAAGACGGACACGGGCGGCAGCAGCCGGACCGCAG CAGACGAGAACGGGGCTGATGAGGAATCGGACGAGCCCCCTGTACCTGTGGTTAAAGAGATCAAGGAGAAAGATGCCTTCTACTCTAAAAA GTGCAAGCTGTTTTATAAAAAGGAAAGTGAGTTTAAGGAGAAAGGGGTTGGCACGCTTCATCTGAAGCTGGTCGCAGATGGCAAACTGCAGCTTCTGGTGCGGGCAGACACCAACCTGG GTAACATCTTGTTGAACATCATGGTTCCATCATCTATGCCCTGCACACGAACGGGGAAAAACAACGTCATGGTGGTCTGTGTGCCAAATCCCCCCGTGGACGACAAGAACCCCGCCACCCCCCGTCCCGATGCTCATCCGTGTCAAAACGGCAGAGGACGCCGATGA